From Theileria orientalis strain Shintoku DNA, chromosome 4, complete genome, the proteins below share one genomic window:
- a CDS encoding uncharacterized protein (protein of unknown function DUF529 repeat containing protein): MYINSIYSTVLYIILLSRHIGVDCQNAGTGGGSGSNVQLVDLNVANKEDSTGIKYERDDQNDRDRFTAQTGYLIKKVVKREKTVFEITNGKYLDRVIIYKDSENQRKIKFLAPGEVETYDDIGTQQASQPQAQLQVQAQAQPTAQAQQSAQQQPSSQSISLPQTYAQVQTVSAPRPKPPSQPAQQTSQALPPLAAVQPQQTAQTIPVLQPQQTSQAIPIIPAQSSQSAQVQYIDVNLKLQQSTDYVDYYYYTTEDVHRFVCKTGYLIRKLMKDDKLIFEYQQGHPDRAIIFKDENGKSAVRGLAPGTVDPKEPTYIPSSQGNDQQTVAQPQKAQQPDQSTPQSQQSTSQPQLIELELNNRQSTDQILYEKNESKEWERYTCKPGYLINKVLKNGKVAGEAQNNKYFNRAVVSGPKGERQLTSLLPDDIDKTCEAFELELNTRQTTDKYIYKKDQATNREKYTCKSGYLISKVLKNNQVISQPEQNDYFDRAIVYIDDQGKKQLKTLFPGDIDQDDAVEPTAIHTIVAASEGGTSDQASVPALPAPTQQQVESGTEQDPSQPVSKTPASTPAPQTAETAKPSEPAHSDTGQQAAIPRTAVRLDVSKTQGSEAYEYIKSGNINTFKPKDNYGFHMVKLGNTVLWETEDPNKYAKRVDYSTSSFTKISEVRIDTFNGSEEKFIKEDQDAWKPATAIPLQPLTVNIKTRTSNNQFDSTSHGSYRNFMVKSGWAFSKVIESGSLGGVGASDNAPAIWQATDRNEYAVKIIRDGAGLTQNITEMTIYLLNGEEKKYKKTNDAWAPLVTNQN, encoded by the coding sequence atgtacattaattCAATATATAGCACAGTTTTGTACATAATATTACTCTCGCGGCACATCGGAGTAGATTGTCAAAACGCCGGAACAGGAGGAGGATCCGGTTCCAACGTTCAGTTAGTTGACCTAAATGTAGCAAACAAGGAGGACTCCACGGGAATTAAATATGAGAGAGATGACCAAAATGATCGAGATCGATTCACCGCTCAAACTggttatttaattaaaaaggtaGTAAAGCGCGAAAAGACGGTCTTTGAAATCACGAATGGAAAATATCTCGACAGAGTTATCATATATAAAGACTCAGAAAAtcaaaggaaaataaagttcCTCGCACCCGGAGAAGTAGAAACGTACGATGATATCGGTACGCAACAAGCATCGCAACCTCAAGCTCAGTTACAGGTACAGGCACAGGCACAGCCTACAGCACAGGCACAACAGTCAGCACAGCAACAACCTAGTTCACAATCCATTTCACTGCCACAGACATATGCTCAAGTTCAAACTGTGTCCGCACCTCGGCCTAAGCCACCGTCTCAACCAGCTCAACAAACATCACAAGCTTTACCCCCTTTAGCTGCCGTACAACCACAACAAACTGCACAGACTATACCTGTATTACAACCTCAACAGACATCACAAGCTATTCCTATTATACCAGCTCAGTCATCTCAATCTGCTCAAGTGCAGTACATTGACGTTAACCTTAAGCTTCAACAAAGCACCGATTATGTtgattactactattacacGACAGAGGATGTTCATAGATTTGTATGTAAAACGGGATATTTAATACGGAAGCTAATGAAGGACGATAAACTCATATTTGAATATCAACAAGGTCACCCAGACAGAGCTATCATATTTAAGGATGAGAATGGTAAGTCGGCAGTAAGGGGACTAGCTCCAGGAACTGTAGACCCAAAAGAGCCAACATATATACCATCATCTCAAGGAAATGATCAGCAGACCGTGGCACAACCCCAAAAAGCACAACAACCAGATCAAAGTACTCCCCAGTCACAGCAAAGTACGTCACAACCACAGCTTATTGAACTTGAGCTTAACAACAGACAAAGCACAGATCAGATAttatatgaaaaaaatgagtCGAAAGAATGGGAAAGATACACTTGTAAGCCAGggtatttaattaataaagttTTAAAGAATGGAAAAGTTGCCGGCGAGGcacaaaacaataaatattttaacagaGCGGTAGTATCAGGCCCAAAAGGTGAAAGACAATTGACATCGTTATTACCGGATGACATTGACAAAACATGTGAGGCATTTGAACTAGAACTAAACACGAGGCAGACTACCgacaaatacatatataagaAGGATCAAGCAACCAATAgagaaaaatatacatgtaAATCAGGATATTTAATATCAAAAGTTCTGAAAAATAATCAGGTAATATCGCAGCCTGAACAAAACGACTACTTTGACAGAGcaattgtatatatagaCGATCAGGGTAAAAAGCAGCTTAAGACGCTGTTTCCAGGTGATATTGACCAAGACGATGCAGTTGAGCCAACAGCAATTCACACAATAGTTGCCGCATCGGAAGGTGGAACATCTGATCAAGCATCTGTACCAGCTTTGCCTGCACCGACTCAGCAACAGGTAGAATCAGGAACTGAGCAAGATCCATCGCAACCTGTCAGTAAAACCCCTGCTTCAACTCCTGCACCTCAAACAGCTGAAACTGCTAAACCTTCCGAACCAGCACATTCAGATACTGGACAGCAAGCAGCTATCCCAAGAACAGCGGTAAGACTAGATGTATCCAAGACACAAGGGTCAGAGGCATATGAGTACATCAAGAGCGGTAACATCAACACATTTAAGCCAAAGGATAACTATGGATTCCATATGGTAAAATTAGGCAATACAGTATTGTGGGAGACTGAGGATCCGAACAAATATGCTAAGAGAGTGGATTACAGCACCAGTAGCTTTACGAAAATTTCAGAAGTAAGGATCGATACCTTTAATGGATCGGAGGAAAAATTCATAAAAGAAGACCAAGACGCCTGGAAGCCTGCTACTGCGATACCACTACAGCCATTAACCGTAAACATTAAGACTAGAACCAGCAATAATCAGTTTGACAGTACATCGCACGGAAGCTATAGGAATTTCATGGTGAAGTCTGGGTGGGCGTTCAGTAAAGTCATTGAATCAGGCAGCTTAGGAGGTGTTGGAGCTTCAGATAATGCACCAGCCATATGGCAGGCCACCGATCGCAATGAGTACGCAGTTAAAATTATCAGGGACGGAGCAGGACTTACTCAAAACATCACAGAAATGacaatatatttgttaaacgGAGAGGAAAAGAAGTATAAGAAGACAAATGATGCATGGGCACCCCTAGTAACTAATCAAAATTAA